From a single Rutidosis leptorrhynchoides isolate AG116_Rl617_1_P2 chromosome 5, CSIRO_AGI_Rlap_v1, whole genome shotgun sequence genomic region:
- the LOC139849628 gene encoding uncharacterized protein: MSSDENFKVKILASEIDKQILSSSSNQVNTLRNNLVPKKIEIFVWRALKKRIPVRLELDKRGIDLHSVRCPICDDDLESVDHALIFYKHVIDVWDRVFRWWNLGNFSHFSLQEIFGGMAAANVTPSSFGAKFWQALLWVCAYRIWKNRNKMVFESKRWNAPVALNEIQVKSFD; encoded by the coding sequence ATGTCATCGGATGAAAATTTCAAGGTCAAAATCCTAGCTTCTGAGATCGACAAGCAGATACTCTCATCGAGCAGCAATCAAGTGAATACTCTTCGGAACAACCTGGTACCCAAAAAAATAGAGATATTTGTTTGGAGGGCGTTAAAGAAAAGAATACCGGTGAGGCTCGAACTAGACAAAAGGGGTATCGACCTCCATAGTGTGCGTTGCCCAATTTGTGACGATGATTTGGAATCCGTAGATCACGCGCTTATTTTCTATAAACATGTTATTGACGTTTGGGATCGTGTTTTTAGATGGTGGAACTTGGGTAACTTTTCTCATTTCAGTCTACAAGAAATATTCGGAGGAATGGCAGCTGCAAATGTGACACCTTCGAGTTTTGGCGCAAAATTTTGGCAAGCTTTATTGTGGGTTTGTGCGTATCGCATTTGGAAAAACCGGAACAAAATGGTGTTCGAAAGCAAGCGTTGGAATGCCCCGGTAGCTCTAAATGAAATACAAGTCAAATCCTTCGATTGA